TGGCAGATATATTTCTTTATTCTTGAAATATTTTTTTAATTAAATAGTATATACGGCAACTACAAATTTTATTATATCATATATATATAACATGCTGATACTGTATAAAATTCTGGATATATTTTTTCTGGTATTTCACTCTATCCTTACGGTATTTAATATAGTTGGCTGGATTTCTGTAAAAACCAGAAAAGTTCATTTTTTTGCTATGATAGTAACAGGATTTTCATGGTTTTTTTTGGGTATATGGTATGGGTGGGGATATTGTTTTTGTACCGATTGGCATTGGCAGGTACGGGAAATGTTGGGGAAACCAGTGCTTTTTAATTCTTATATTCAGTTTTTAGTTTATGAAATAACAGGGTACATACCAGATGCCACTATAACAGATTATTTTGTAGTAACAATTTATTTCATGAGTTTATTCATTTCGACAGTATTAAATATACGAGATTTTAAGAGGGATAAAAAAAAATGCTATTCATGATGAAATAAAAAACCCGATTATTAGTCGGGTTTTTTGCCAAATACAACGTGTTAGTATATAACAAGTATTTAAACTTACAAATGTTGTATTTATCGAATGGTTCTTACTGAAACAGCCCGGGGTCCTTTTTCACTCTGTTCAATAGAAAATTCTACTCGATCACCTTCAAAAAGAGTTTTAAACCCGTCGCCAGCAATCCCTGAATGATGAACAAAAACATCCTTACCATCATCCTGTGATAGAAAGCCATAACCTTTGCTTTCATTGAACCATTTTACTGTACCTTTTGCCATTGTGTGACACTCCATAAATAATTTGTTATAACAGGAGATTATACCTGTTACCGTTGAACATCCCGCATGTACTGTTTTAACTTGCCAATGGATAAGGAAGGAAAAACGAAGTAATTAAGAGGATACCAACTATCTAGTCATATGAAGTATAGCGTAATAATTGTCAAATAAAATAAATTTTTTTCAAAAGTTATGTTTTTTCAATTTTATTTCTGAATATAATTTAGTGAACAATATATAAAAAAGTGTACCTTCAAGTTGCCGATGGTAAGATAGTAGACTTAATTTATTTTATCATTTTTCTTAAAATGCCGATAAATCGTATAGGAGCATAAAGCAAATTAAATATAGAAAGGAACAATTACCATGAAACTAATTGAAAATTTAGAAGCAAAATTAGATGATCTCATGCATATATACGGATTGGTGGCACTCAAAGGTGGCACTGAAGTTGAAGATATGACATATGATGAACTGCTCTTTTTAAAACAGATAGCTATTAATCTTCCCGTTATTGTAAAAATTGGTGGTCCAGAAGCAAGAAATGACATCAGATATTGTAAATCGATAGCAATTGATGGTATCCTGGCACCTATGATAGAGTCAGAATATGCATTAGAAAATTTTATTACAGCAGTTTTGGATATATATAAAGAGGCAACAATGCCTTATCTGGCAATAAATATTGAAACAATTACTGCATACCATAACCTTTCAGCTATATATACAAATCCATATTTTTCATATATTAATCAAATTACTGTTGGGCGAAGTGACCTGTCGCAATCAATGAAAAAGAGAGTAGATGATGATGATGTGTTATATGCTACTGCAAATATTGTTAAAGCTGCAAAATTATCAGGCAAGGTAACATCGGTAGGAGGCCAGGTAAATCCTTCAAATGCTGAAGTGGTTCAAAAGATTATTCAACCGGATAGGATAAATACACGCCATCTTATTTTTGATTGTAAAAAAGCTGAGAATATTGCAAAATCCATACAACTGGGGCTTGAATTTGAATTGGATTTGTATAGAGCTTTCTCTAATGTTGAACCCGCCAAAAGTCATATATACCAGAAAAGGATTGCCGTTACATCTGACAGACTGGCAGTTGTGTAATATGACACAAAAATGTTAGCTTAAAAAAATTTTTTTTAAAAAAACTTGACTAAAACCACTCTTTCTAACGATATCCTTCCCCAATTGATATTACTTTAATTGCTAATAGTTTTATGGGGTTTTTCTATGTATTCTGTATTTGTTTTGATAATGGTGATTTCTTCGCTTTTGGTTCTGTTTATTTTGCCAAGAATTGAAAGTAAGCCAGATAAATACGATATCAGTAATAACTGGCAGTCAGTCTGGGAAGAGCGTTTAAAGATTGATAATTAAAAGGGGAACAGGTACATAAAAATAATTGTTATTATATGTAACAATGTGGCCTGTACCAGTGATTGTACCCTGCT
This genomic interval from Spirochaetota bacterium contains the following:
- a CDS encoding DUF2784 domain-containing protein, translated to MLILYKILDIFFLVFHSILTVFNIVGWISVKTRKVHFFAMIVTGFSWFFLGIWYGWGYCFCTDWHWQVREMLGKPVLFNSYIQFLVYEITGYIPDATITDYFVVTIYFMSLFISTVLNIRDFKRDKKKCYS
- a CDS encoding cold shock domain-containing protein, which gives rise to MAKGTVKWFNESKGYGFLSQDDGKDVFVHHSGIAGDGFKTLFEGDRVEFSIEQSEKGPRAVSVRTIR
- a CDS encoding aldolase/citrate lyase family protein produces the protein MKLIENLEAKLDDLMHIYGLVALKGGTEVEDMTYDELLFLKQIAINLPVIVKIGGPEARNDIRYCKSIAIDGILAPMIESEYALENFITAVLDIYKEATMPYLAINIETITAYHNLSAIYTNPYFSYINQITVGRSDLSQSMKKRVDDDDVLYATANIVKAAKLSGKVTSVGGQVNPSNAEVVQKIIQPDRINTRHLIFDCKKAENIAKSIQLGLEFELDLYRAFSNVEPAKSHIYQKRIAVTSDRLAVV